Proteins encoded by one window of Vespula pensylvanica isolate Volc-1 chromosome 6, ASM1446617v1, whole genome shotgun sequence:
- the LOC122629805 gene encoding CWF19-like protein 1 isoform X2 — protein sequence MTDKQKILSCGDVEGHFKFLFTKIENINKKNGPFDFLLCVGNFFGENNIELEPYKNGMRNISVPTYIIGPNRETDLQYYPDIDGYEICQNLTYLGRRGLYIATSGLKIAYISGIENNTTESKAICFQKNDVISIKNSCLKGQPSFRGIDILLSSPWPKGITDLDPNKPDIKFQGSELIAWLAAQIKPRYHISALENIHYERPPYRNHSQDESGIEIATRFIALGSVGNNEKKKWLYALNLTPIDRIRLSELVMKTTDETSSPYSKYLLHDEPVETKTTQFFYDMEFKSNKRSKNSDYSYKKLKTEFDQTKCWFCLSSPEVSKHLVIAVGTEVYVALARGGLVEDHMLISPITHHQSLSVLPPNILKEMKLYKEAITKYFASKNRVPVFFERNYKTSHCQLQAVPIHKNQSSVVKEMFEEIAECNNFKIDELPHHTDLQQIAKPGTTNSSS from the exons ATGACAGATAAACAAAAGATACTTAGCTGTGGTGATGTAGAAGGacattttaaatttctatttacgaaaattgaaaatattaacaaaaaaaatggacCATTCGACTTTCTATTATGTGTTGGAAACTTCTTTggtgaaaataatatagagCTTGAACCATACAAAAATGgtatgagaaatatttctGTTCCAACATATATTATTGGTCCAAATAGGGAAACAGATTTACAATATTACCCTGATATAGATGGATATGAAATTTGTCAAAATTTAACTTACCTTGGTAGAAGAGGTTTATATATTGCAACATCAGGATTAAAAATTGCATATATTAGTGgcattgaaaataatacaacTGAATCCAAAGCAATCTGTTTCCAAAAGAATGatgttatatctataaaaaattcttgtttGAAAGGTCAACCAAGTTTTCGaggaatagatatattattatcctcGCCATGGCCTAAAGGCATTACCGATTTAGATCCAAATAAACCTGATATCAAATTTCAAGGATCTGAATTAATAGCTTGGTTGGCTGCTCAAATAAAGCCAAGATATCATATTTCagcattagaaaatattcattatgaaAGACCACCTTATAG AAATCATAGTCAAGATGAAAGTGGTATTGAAATTGCAACTAGATTTATTGCTCTTGGATCGGtaggaaataatgaaaagaagaaatggctGTATGCTTTGAACTTGACTCCTATAGACAGAATAAGATTATCTGAATTAGTTATGAAAACGACAGATGAAACATCTAGTCCTTATTCAAAATACCTGTTACATGATGAACCAGTGGAAACAAAAACtacacaatttttttatgacaTGGAATTTAAATCTAACAaacgttcgaaaaattcaGATTATTCTTACAAGAAGCTTAAGACAGAATTTGATCAAACAAAATGTTGGTTTTGTTTATCTAGTCCTGAAGTATCTAAGCACTTAGTAATTGCTGTTGGTACAGAAGTTTATGTAGCACTTGCTAGAGGTGGATTGGTTGAAGACCATATGTTAATTTCGCCGATAACACATCATCAGAGTTTATCAGTTTTACCgccaaatattttaaaagaaatgaaactaTATAAAGAGGCAATAACAAAGTATTTTGCAAGTAAAAATCGAGTACCAGTATTTTTTgagagaaattataaaacatcTCACTGTCAATTACAAGCTGTTCCAATTCACAAAAATCAATCATCTGTAGTTAAAGAAATGTTTGag GAAATAGCAGaatgtaataatttcaaaattgatGAACTTCCACATCACACAGACTTGCAACAAATTGCAAAACCTG
- the LOC122629806 gene encoding rho guanine nucleotide exchange factor 3-like isoform X1 produces MGDDCNVTIKETFQEPRKRFWLRSRKRPKSDVVSVNSMDISIESDAGKKKKRRRITEVASSIFSSSTLSIKVGNTLHRSFSIQQNTDDFSFTDEDAHTNTIKKKRRNSSSGTNNFTLRSWLLDIANANIKETLNSTLGQKEVKRQEAIYELCCGENLLLDELTILRDHYYEPLISSNIFSPDEIRTLFSDLTNLIEIHSNLRDELINLRDCSGFTDNVGATIFNWLPKLTEPYLERCRTQVWARHLLEEKKATNKRFQVFLKRRLGSPHSLDLWAYLDVPRSRIVKYPLLIKEILRHTTVDHSDQIPLKESINKLTELLQNIDKAMGKAECKLAQTKINIKNEYDLTECINNATELITEGQLKDPRGMKLHCFLFDTCFAMTRSTRRIPKKYNLSSPVIPREQISLYAEQKNCTDFGFKIGDYFLVSEDKHGKRHWTDACNKIINSLNTKENNGNENKPNLILPTPNRSIRKSGNSTYENFTFSLKKNVLKQKHNSISFDK; encoded by the exons atgggagatGACTGCAACGTAACAATAAAAGAGACATTCCAAGAACCTCGAAAACGATTTTGGCTG agatCAAGAAAACGACCAAAGAGTGATGTGGTCAGTGTTAACTCCATGGATATATCTATAGAATCGGATgctggaaaaaagaaaaaacgacgtAGAATTACAGAAGTAGCCAGtagtatattttcttctagCACTTTGAGTATAAAAGTTGGAAACACTCTTCATAGATCATTTAGCATTCAACAAAATACagatgatttttcatttactgATGAAGATGCACATactaatacaataaaaaaaaa ACGGAGAAACAGTTCAAGTGgtacaaataattttacacTTAGAAGTTGGTTGCTAGATATAGCAAATGCAAATATTAAAGAGACATTAAATAGCACTTTAGGtcaaaaagaagtaaaaagacaAGAGGctatttatgaattatgttGTGGAGAAAACTTACTTCTTGATGAACTGACCATTCTTCGTGATCATTATTATGAACCATTGATATCTAGTAATATATTCAGTCCAGATGAAATACGTACACTTTTTAGCGACCTTACAAATCTTATTGAAATTCACAGTAATTTACGAGATGAATTAATCAATCTACGAGATTGTTCAGGATTTACAGACAATGTAGGTGCTACAATATTCAATTGG CTACCAAAATTAACAGAACCTTATCTAGAAAGATGTAGAACACAAGTATGGGCAAGACATTTacttgaagaaaagaaagcaactAATAAACGTTTTCaggtatttttaaaaagaagattagGATCACCTCATTCTCTTGACTTATGGGCTTACTTAGACGTACCACGATCAAGAATAGTTAAATATCCTTTGttaataaaggaaatattaaGACATACTACTGTTGATCATTCAGATCAAATTCCTTTAAAGGAATCAATTAATAAACTCACAGAATTACTTCAGAACATTGATAAAGCTATGGGAAAAGCTGAATGTAAATTAGCTCaaacaaaaatcaatataaaaaatgaatatgatTTAACTGAATGTATCAATAATGCTACAGAATTGATTACAGAAGGACAATTAAAAGACCCAAGAGGAATG AAACTTCAttgctttcttttcgataCGTGTTTTGCTATGACACGTTCTACAAGACGTATacctaaaaaatataatttatcttctcCTGTTATACCAAGAGAGCAAATATCATTATATGCTGAACAGAAGAATTGTACAGATTTTGGCTTCAAAATAGGTGATTACTTTCTCGTATCAGAAGATAAACATGGTAAACGGCATTGGACTGACGCatgcaataaaattattaattctttaaatactaaagaaaataatggaaatgaaaataaaccgAATTTAATACTGCCAACACCTAATCGGTCTATACGAAAATCAGGAAATAGTACATATGAAAACTTTAccttttccttaaaaaaaaatgttttaaaacaaaaacataatagtatttcttttgataaataa
- the LOC122629806 gene encoding rho guanine nucleotide exchange factor 3-like isoform X2 has product MSYCLFSFTTILRSRKRPKSDVVSVNSMDISIESDAGKKKKRRRITEVASSIFSSSTLSIKVGNTLHRSFSIQQNTDDFSFTDEDAHTNTIKKKRRNSSSGTNNFTLRSWLLDIANANIKETLNSTLGQKEVKRQEAIYELCCGENLLLDELTILRDHYYEPLISSNIFSPDEIRTLFSDLTNLIEIHSNLRDELINLRDCSGFTDNVGATIFNWLPKLTEPYLERCRTQVWARHLLEEKKATNKRFQVFLKRRLGSPHSLDLWAYLDVPRSRIVKYPLLIKEILRHTTVDHSDQIPLKESINKLTELLQNIDKAMGKAECKLAQTKINIKNEYDLTECINNATELITEGQLKDPRGMKLHCFLFDTCFAMTRSTRRIPKKYNLSSPVIPREQISLYAEQKNCTDFGFKIGDYFLVSEDKHGKRHWTDACNKIINSLNTKENNGNENKPNLILPTPNRSIRKSGNSTYENFTFSLKKNVLKQKHNSISFDK; this is encoded by the exons ATGTCTTATTGTTTATTTAGTTTTACTACAATACtt agatCAAGAAAACGACCAAAGAGTGATGTGGTCAGTGTTAACTCCATGGATATATCTATAGAATCGGATgctggaaaaaagaaaaaacgacgtAGAATTACAGAAGTAGCCAGtagtatattttcttctagCACTTTGAGTATAAAAGTTGGAAACACTCTTCATAGATCATTTAGCATTCAACAAAATACagatgatttttcatttactgATGAAGATGCACATactaatacaataaaaaaaaa ACGGAGAAACAGTTCAAGTGgtacaaataattttacacTTAGAAGTTGGTTGCTAGATATAGCAAATGCAAATATTAAAGAGACATTAAATAGCACTTTAGGtcaaaaagaagtaaaaagacaAGAGGctatttatgaattatgttGTGGAGAAAACTTACTTCTTGATGAACTGACCATTCTTCGTGATCATTATTATGAACCATTGATATCTAGTAATATATTCAGTCCAGATGAAATACGTACACTTTTTAGCGACCTTACAAATCTTATTGAAATTCACAGTAATTTACGAGATGAATTAATCAATCTACGAGATTGTTCAGGATTTACAGACAATGTAGGTGCTACAATATTCAATTGG CTACCAAAATTAACAGAACCTTATCTAGAAAGATGTAGAACACAAGTATGGGCAAGACATTTacttgaagaaaagaaagcaactAATAAACGTTTTCaggtatttttaaaaagaagattagGATCACCTCATTCTCTTGACTTATGGGCTTACTTAGACGTACCACGATCAAGAATAGTTAAATATCCTTTGttaataaaggaaatattaaGACATACTACTGTTGATCATTCAGATCAAATTCCTTTAAAGGAATCAATTAATAAACTCACAGAATTACTTCAGAACATTGATAAAGCTATGGGAAAAGCTGAATGTAAATTAGCTCaaacaaaaatcaatataaaaaatgaatatgatTTAACTGAATGTATCAATAATGCTACAGAATTGATTACAGAAGGACAATTAAAAGACCCAAGAGGAATG AAACTTCAttgctttcttttcgataCGTGTTTTGCTATGACACGTTCTACAAGACGTATacctaaaaaatataatttatcttctcCTGTTATACCAAGAGAGCAAATATCATTATATGCTGAACAGAAGAATTGTACAGATTTTGGCTTCAAAATAGGTGATTACTTTCTCGTATCAGAAGATAAACATGGTAAACGGCATTGGACTGACGCatgcaataaaattattaattctttaaatactaaagaaaataatggaaatgaaaataaaccgAATTTAATACTGCCAACACCTAATCGGTCTATACGAAAATCAGGAAATAGTACATATGAAAACTTTAccttttccttaaaaaaaaatgttttaaaacaaaaacataatagtatttcttttgataaataa
- the LOC122629804 gene encoding N6-adenosine-methyltransferase subunit METTL3: MSDAFEEIQAIKIKRNSLREKLQKRKRERHELFTLTSSIPSTSTADSPLPGDSNTSLIKSDHNEYERDILCILHESLPNLPITSAEIIDQLRKNLNADVSSSDIHKILEKLAAQDIIKIKEVTENEVFGYTVLSVAESQSSCLSQSDDTENPESAETSASELNDYIPSEKQMKIDKKNTEDIMSLISMPTIREKESKKVGEQILDLLSKQTSKEKSLAERFRSQGGAQVMEFCPHGTRVDCAKLNGGPGFAEKCKKLHFKKIIQSHTDESLGDCSFLNTCFHMDTCKYVHYEVDGPTAQTKEPNDSDSINNTTINKTLNVDNKNGSSTSCASSVGSELTLYPPQWIQCDLRYLDMTVLGKFAVIMADPPWDIHMELPYGTMSDDEMRQLGIPALQDEGLLFLWVTGRAMELGRECLQLWGYERVDEIIWVKTNQLQRIIRTGRTGHWLNHGKEHCLVGMKGNPRINRGLDSDVIVAEVRATSHKPDEIYGIIERMSPGTRKIELFGRPHNVQPNWITLGNQVDGVHLIDPQLIKAFKKRYPDGNSMKPTKS; this comes from the exons ATGTCAGATGCTTTTGAAGAAATACAAgcaattaaaatcaaaaggaATAGTTTGCgtgaaaaattgcaaaaacggaaaagagagagacatgaATTATTTACTCTTACTTCCTCCATACCATCTACCTCAACCGCTGATTCACCTCTTCCTGGTG ATTCCAATAcatctttaataaaatctgACCATAATGAATATGAAAGGGATATTCTTTGTATATTGCACGAATCTTTACCAAATCTGCCAATTACATCTGCAGAAATAATAGATCAACTTCGTAAAAATCTTAATGCTGATGTGTCTTCCTCggatattcataaaattttagaGAAGTTAGCTGCACAAGATATTATTAA aattaaagAAGTCACAGAAAATGAAGTTTTTGGATATACAGTTCTCTCTGTCGCAGAATCACAATCATCATGTCTCTCTCAATCTGATGATACAGAAAATCCTGAGAGTGCAGAGACATCCGCATCTgaattaaatgattatatacCTTCAGAGAAACAgatgaaaatagataaaaaaaatacagaagatATAATGTCACTAATCTCAATGCCcacaataagagaaaaagaaagtaaaaaagtagGAGAACAAATCTTGGATCTTCTGTCAAAACAAAcatctaaagaaaaatcattagcTGAGCGATTTCGTTCTCAAGGTGGTGCACAAGTTATGGAATTCTGTCCACATGGAACAAGAGTAGATTGTGCCAAATTAAATGGTGGGCCAGGCTTTgcagaaaaatgtaaaaaattacatttcaaaaaaattatacaaagtcACACAGATGAATCATTAGGTGATTGTAGTTTTCTCAATACTTGTTTTCATATGGATACATGCAA atatgtcCATTATGAAGTAGATGGCCCTACTGCACAAACAAAAGAACCAAATGATTCTGATAGTATTAACAATACTACAATTAATAAGACATTAAacgttgataataaaaatggtaGTAGCACTAGTTGTGCGAGTAGTGTAGGTAGTGAGTTAACTCTTTATCCACCACAATGGATACAATGTGATTTACGATATCTAGATATGACGGTTCTCGGCAAATTTGCTGTTATTATGGCTGATCCACCATGGGATATTCATATGGAATTACCATATGGTACAATGTCAGATGATGAAATGAGGCAATTAGGAATACCTGCACTTCAAGATGAAgggcttttatttttatgggTAACAGGAAGAGCAATGGAATTAGGTAGAGAATGTCTTCAATTATGGGGTTATGAAAGAGTTGATGAAATTATTTGGGTAAAAACAAATCAATTACAAAGAATCATAAGGACTGGAAGAACAGGTCATTGGTTGAATCATGGAAAAGAACATTGTTTAGTAGGTATGAAAGGAAATCCACGTATTAATAGAGGATTAGATAGTGATGTTATTGTAGCAGAAGTTCGTGCAACTAGTCATAAACCAGATGAGATTTATGGTATCATTGAACGCATGAGTCCTGGGacaagaaaaattgaattatttggTCGTCCACATAATGTACAACCTAATTGGATCACACTTGGTAATCAAGTAGATGGAGTACATTTGATTGATCCACAATTGATTAAAGCTTTTAAAAAACGTTATCCTGATGGAAATTCAATGAAACCTACAAAAtcttaa